In Kogia breviceps isolate mKogBre1 chromosome 9, mKogBre1 haplotype 1, whole genome shotgun sequence, a single window of DNA contains:
- the LOC131762550 gene encoding small ribosomal subunit protein uS15-like, producing the protein MGRMHAPGKGLSQSALPYRRSVPTWLKLTSDDVKEQIYKLAKKGLTPSQIGVILRDSHRVAQVRFVTGNKILRILKSKGLAPDLPEDLYHLIKKAVAVRKHLERNRKDKDAKFRLILIESRIHRLARYYKTKRVLSPNWKYESSTASALVA; encoded by the coding sequence ATGGGTCGTATGCATGCTCCCGGGAAGGGCCTTTCCCAGTCGGCTTTACCCTACCGCCGCAGCGTCCCCACCTGGCTGAAGCTGACGTCTGACGACGTGAAGGAGCAGATCTACAAACTGGCTAAGAAGGGCCTGACTCCCTCGCAAATAGGTGTAATCCTGAGAGACTCACATCGTGTTGCACAAGTACGTTTTGTGACAGGCAATAAAATCTTGAGAATTCTTAAGTCCAAAGGACTTGCTCCTGATCTTCCTGAGGATCTCTATCATTTAATTAAGAAAGCTGTTGCTGTTAGAAAGCATCtcgagagaaacagaaaggataaAGATGCCAAATTCCGTCTGATTCTGATTGAGAGCCGTATTCACCGGTTGGCTCGATATTACAAGACCAAACGAGTCCTATCCCCCAACTGGAAATACGAGTCATCCACAGCCTCTGCCCTGGTTGCATAA